Part of the Streptomyces sp. NBC_01460 genome, TGGGAGGCGAGCATCTGGATCCGGTCGACGACGGCTTCGGCCGGCATGTCGGCGCACTCGGACAGGGCCCTTCGCAGGCGTTCGTCCCCGAACAGTTCGTCGCCCATGGGGCCGCCGCGGGCTTCGGTGAATCCGTCGGTGTAGAGCAGACAGGTGTCACCCGGCCGCAGAACGGTCTTCACCGTGCGGGCCTCGATCGCGGGAAGGACGCCGACAAGGGAGCCCCAGGTAGGGACCTCTTCGACGGTTCCGTCGGCGCGGACCACGAGCGGGCAGGGGTGGCCGGCCGAGGTGAGGCTCAGCCGCACCTCGTTCTGTGCACGTTGCGCCGAGGCCAGTACGAGCGTGGCGAAGCGGGTGTGGTGGGAGTTCAGCAGTGCGCCGTTGAGGAGGCGCAGCATCCGTTCGTGGTCGTCGGCCATCGGCAGCAGCGCCTGCAGGGTGTTGCGGATCTTGCCGGTGAGGACTGCGGCTTCGAGTCCCTTGCCGCACACATCTCCGAGGATCACCAGCGACGCGTCCGCCGCGGTGCTGCCGGGGTGTATGTCGTAGAAGTCGCCCCCGACCTGTTCGGCGGCGCCGGCGGGCCGGTAGCCGCCGGCGATCTCCACCCCGTCCAGGCGTTGCAGGGTCGGCGGCAGCAGGTCGCGCATCAGAGTCTGGGTTATGGCGCTCTGTTCGCTGTAGAGGCGGGCGGCGGACAGCGCCGCGCCGGCGCGGGCGGCGAACAGGCGGGCGAAGACCTCTTCGTTCTCACTGAACTGTGCGCGACCGCTGCGGCGGAGCAGGATCAGGGCTCCCGCCGGCACCCCGTGGCCGGGCAGGGGGGTGACCACGACCGACTCGACCGACTCCGTGAAGTCCTCCGGGAGGGTCCATGCGGGCAGTGCGGCGGGGTCGATCCAGCGGGACGGCACGGGTGGGAACCCCTGCAGTGCTTCCGCCAGCCCCGGTAGCTCGGTCGGGTCGGCGACGAGCAGGGACCGGTCGGCTTCCTGCCCGGCGAGGGC contains:
- a CDS encoding SpoIIE family protein phosphatase, which translates into the protein MASTREMTATQTSLWGLAPYPVIVAGTTGTVLELNGAACHLLGGAAPGASMRDVAPGWLADAHQRVAAAHSGSAERADEESAAPASVSGRIGAQSFEAHATPTPERSVVWWLVDDTDRRLAEEALDTERERTRFLSEASNVLLSSLNTDRCMAAIAQLAAEYLADVAIVVAPAKGGRLPVARALAGQEADRSLLVADPTELPGLAEALQGFPPVPSRWIDPAALPAWTLPEDFTESVESVVVTPLPGHGVPAGALILLRRSGRAQFSENEEVFARLFAARAGAALSAARLYSEQSAITQTLMRDLLPPTLQRLDGVEIAGGYRPAGAAEQVGGDFYDIHPGSTAADASLVILGDVCGKGLEAAVLTGKIRNTLQALLPMADDHERMLRLLNGALLNSHHTRFATLVLASAQRAQNEVRLSLTSAGHPCPLVVRADGTVEEVPTWGSLVGVLPAIEARTVKTVLRPGDTCLLYTDGFTEARGGPMGDELFGDERLRRALSECADMPAEAVVDRIQMLASQWVRNGPHDDMALIAIRAPRTHHLSAVNGHTRGRYTA